A part of Bacillota bacterium genomic DNA contains:
- the iorA gene encoding indolepyruvate ferredoxin oxidoreductase subunit alpha, with protein sequence MKQLLSGNEAIARGAYEADAKVAVGYPGTPSSEILENIVKYEGIKAQWAPNEKVALEVAAGASLGGARTIVTMKHVGLNVAADPLLTLSYTGVNGGLVIICADDPGMHSSQNEQDTRMYALFAQVPLLEPATSEEARQYMRLAFELSEQYDTPVILRSNTRLSHSKTVVTFGEKSAVPNKPYKKDMAKYVMLPANAKARHTKVLERMERLAEDAVDSPVNTVHWGTKDVGIITSGIAYQYVKEAAPQLSILKLGLVHPLPERLIRDFAAKVEKIVVVEELEPFIEMQVKAMGIPCVGKEYFPREGELSTTLVKQGLAKLGIVEYVSPEIASSSTELPKRPPALCPSCPHRGVFYTLQRLRVNVTGDIGCYTLGALPPLGAMDSCLCMGAAVGMAHGWELADGEAAQRTVGVIGDSTFLHSGITGLMNTVYNQGTSTIIILDNSTTAMTGMQEHPGTGKTLAGQSTYAVDLSKLVEALGVKRVVTVDPYDLEALQRVIKEELAAREPSVIITNRPCALLVKFREPAFQVNPDKCTGCKACLRLGCPAISFSDGRAQIDPVLCTGCSLCAQVCKFDAISQQ encoded by the coding sequence ATGAAACAATTGCTTTCAGGAAACGAGGCCATCGCGCGGGGAGCCTACGAAGCCGACGCCAAGGTGGCGGTAGGCTATCCGGGAACTCCCAGTAGCGAGATCCTCGAGAATATTGTGAAGTATGAAGGAATCAAGGCCCAGTGGGCCCCTAACGAAAAGGTGGCCCTGGAAGTGGCTGCGGGAGCCTCCCTCGGAGGCGCCAGGACCATTGTCACCATGAAACACGTAGGCCTGAACGTGGCCGCGGACCCCTTGCTTACCTTAAGTTACACCGGGGTGAACGGTGGGCTGGTGATCATTTGCGCCGACGATCCGGGGATGCACAGCTCCCAAAACGAGCAGGACACTAGAATGTATGCCCTCTTCGCCCAGGTGCCGTTGTTGGAGCCCGCCACCAGCGAAGAGGCCCGGCAGTACATGCGCCTAGCCTTTGAGCTGAGTGAGCAATACGATACACCAGTGATTCTGCGCTCCAACACCCGGCTTTCCCACTCCAAGACCGTGGTGACTTTCGGGGAAAAAAGTGCGGTGCCGAACAAGCCCTACAAAAAGGATATGGCCAAGTACGTCATGTTGCCTGCCAATGCCAAGGCGCGGCACACCAAGGTCCTGGAGCGAATGGAAAGACTAGCGGAAGATGCGGTGGATAGTCCAGTAAACACGGTTCATTGGGGAACCAAGGACGTAGGCATTATCACCAGTGGTATCGCGTACCAATATGTCAAGGAGGCGGCACCCCAGCTTTCCATCCTGAAGCTCGGGTTGGTCCATCCTTTGCCCGAAAGGCTAATTCGGGATTTCGCCGCCAAGGTAGAAAAGATCGTGGTCGTAGAAGAACTAGAGCCCTTTATCGAGATGCAGGTAAAGGCCATGGGCATCCCCTGTGTGGGTAAGGAATACTTCCCCCGGGAAGGGGAACTGTCCACCACTTTGGTCAAGCAGGGACTAGCCAAACTAGGTATCGTCGAATATGTAAGCCCGGAGATCGCCTCGTCCTCCACGGAGCTGCCCAAGCGGCCCCCGGCCCTGTGTCCTAGTTGTCCGCACCGGGGTGTCTTCTACACCCTACAGCGGCTGCGGGTTAATGTGACGGGGGATATTGGCTGTTACACCCTCGGTGCTCTGCCGCCCCTAGGGGCAATGGACAGTTGCCTTTGCATGGGTGCCGCGGTGGGTATGGCCCATGGTTGGGAGCTGGCCGATGGGGAAGCAGCCCAAAGGACAGTGGGTGTTATCGGGGATTCCACCTTCCTGCATTCGGGAATTACGGGCCTGATGAACACCGTGTACAACCAAGGAACAAGCACCATCATCATCCTGGACAATTCCACCACGGCCATGACCGGTATGCAGGAGCACCCGGGCACCGGCAAGACCCTGGCCGGCCAGAGCACCTATGCGGTGGATCTGTCCAAACTGGTGGAAGCCCTGGGGGTCAAGCGGGTGGTCACGGTGGATCCCTACGACCTAGAGGCTCTACAGCGGGTGATCAAAGAAGAACTGGCCGCAAGGGAACCGTCGGTAATCATCACCAACCGGCCCTGTGCTTTGCTGGTGAAGTTCCGGGAACCGGCTTTCCAGGTGAACCCGGACAAGTGCACAGGCTGTAAGGCCTGTCTGCGACTGGGTTGCCCCGCGATCAGCTTTAGCGACGGCCGCGCCCAGATTGATCCTGTGTTGTGCACTGGTTGTAGCCTGTGCGCCCAGGTTTGCAAGTTCGATGCCATCAGCCAACAATAG
- a CDS encoding methylated-DNA--[protein]-cysteine S-methyltransferase has product MSNSEVQLFYQRIHYPLGQITVVYQPDQRAVAIAFDGETKQLAARLERQLKRAVILSKQVGWAYTHLLEEYFLGQRRTLEGIEYKLYCTPFQQRVLGLVRQIPYGNVRTYGELARELGERGYARAVGGAVARNPLPILIPCHRVVSTSGRGGFTPDPKIKEYLLTLERANRPKHR; this is encoded by the coding sequence ATGTCCAATTCTGAGGTACAGTTGTTTTATCAGAGGATCCACTACCCCCTGGGACAAATCACGGTGGTGTACCAACCGGATCAGCGGGCCGTAGCCATCGCTTTTGACGGTGAGACGAAGCAACTGGCGGCAAGGCTAGAAAGGCAACTGAAAAGAGCAGTAATCCTGAGCAAACAGGTAGGCTGGGCCTACACCCACCTGCTGGAAGAGTATTTTTTAGGCCAACGACGCACTTTGGAAGGAATCGAGTACAAACTATACTGTACTCCCTTCCAACAGCGCGTCCTTGGCCTTGTGCGTCAGATTCCCTACGGTAACGTACGTACCTACGGAGAGCTAGCCCGTGAACTAGGCGAACGAGGTTACGCCCGAGCAGTGGGCGGTGCTGTAGCGAGAAATCCGCTCCCGATCCTGATTCCCTGCCACCGGGTAGTCAGCACCTCGGGCCGGGGTGGTTTCACCCCGGATCCGAAGATCAAGGAATACCTCCTCACGCTAGAACGGGCAAACCGTCCGAAACATCGCTAG
- a CDS encoding amino acid-binding protein — protein sequence MKVTQISVFLENKSGRLATLAKILADASVNIRALSIADTSDFGILRLILNDPDRGFSALRDAGFAVNRTSVICIKVPDRPGGLAEILKVVETGQFNIEYMYAFVEKSEDNALVILSLNNLDEAIELLQRHGVTVVPAEEVYRI from the coding sequence GTGAAGGTAACCCAGATTTCTGTGTTCTTGGAGAACAAGTCCGGCCGGTTGGCCACCCTGGCAAAGATCCTGGCGGACGCAAGTGTAAATATTCGGGCTTTATCCATTGCGGACACCTCAGATTTCGGTATCCTTCGACTCATTCTCAACGATCCCGATCGCGGTTTCTCCGCCCTGAGGGATGCGGGCTTTGCGGTGAACCGCACGTCGGTAATCTGCATCAAAGTGCCGGATCGTCCCGGCGGACTTGCGGAGATCCTGAAAGTAGTGGAAACGGGGCAGTTTAACATCGAGTACATGTACGCCTTCGTGGAAAAAAGCGAAGACAACGCGTTGGTTATCCTCAGCCTGAACAACCTGGACGAAGCCATCGAGCTTCTGCAAAGGCACGGTGTTACCGTGGTGCCGGCGGAGGAGGTATACAGGATTTAA
- a CDS encoding phenylacetate--CoA ligase: protein MIWNPSCETMPREEIVKLQEERLRALVHKLYNKVPFYQKKLDEAGIKPEDIQTLADLRKLPFTTKDDLRNHYPYGLFMAPMKDIVRVHASSGTTGQPTAVGYTRKDLETWSELVARIVCQAGVTDEDIVQICFGYGLFTGGFGLHYGLEKVGASVIPASSGNSRRQIQLMRDFGTTALVSTPSYALYLGEVAIDMGIDPSSLNVRLGLFGGEPWSEGMRQELQQLWPKMKATDNYGLSEVMGPGVSGECTMGEGMHIAEDHFIPEVIDPETGEVLPPGEKGELVLTPLTKEGFAVLRYRTRDITSLNYEPCPCGRTHVRMEKVTGRTDDMLIIRGVNIYPSQVESVLTNIPGVGPHYLLVVSREGRLDNLEVQVEVSRDCFAGTYRQLEELRRTVEEQLRSTLGISPVVKLVEYRSLERTAGKSQRVIDKRKIGE, encoded by the coding sequence GTGATATGGAATCCGTCCTGTGAAACGATGCCACGGGAAGAGATTGTAAAGCTCCAGGAGGAGCGGCTTCGTGCCTTAGTTCACAAACTTTATAACAAGGTGCCCTTCTATCAGAAGAAGTTGGACGAGGCAGGGATCAAGCCGGAAGACATCCAAACCTTGGCAGATCTGCGGAAACTGCCCTTTACCACTAAGGATGATCTGCGGAACCATTATCCTTATGGGCTGTTCATGGCACCCATGAAGGACATCGTCCGTGTCCATGCCTCCTCGGGCACCACGGGACAACCCACCGCCGTGGGGTACACCCGCAAGGATCTAGAGACCTGGTCGGAACTGGTAGCCCGCATCGTCTGCCAGGCCGGGGTCACTGACGAGGACATCGTCCAGATCTGCTTCGGCTACGGCCTGTTCACCGGTGGTTTTGGTCTGCACTACGGCCTGGAAAAGGTGGGAGCCTCGGTGATTCCCGCCTCCAGCGGCAACTCCCGGCGACAGATCCAGCTGATGAGGGACTTCGGCACCACCGCTTTGGTGAGTACCCCCTCCTATGCGTTGTATCTAGGCGAAGTGGCCATAGACATGGGCATCGATCCCAGCAGCCTTAATGTCCGCCTGGGGCTTTTCGGGGGAGAGCCTTGGAGTGAAGGCATGCGCCAGGAACTGCAGCAGCTTTGGCCCAAGATGAAGGCCACCGACAACTACGGTCTCAGTGAAGTGATGGGACCGGGAGTGTCCGGGGAATGTACCATGGGTGAGGGGATGCATATCGCGGAAGACCACTTCATCCCCGAGGTCATTGATCCCGAAACCGGTGAAGTCCTGCCCCCGGGAGAAAAGGGCGAACTGGTCCTTACCCCCCTCACCAAGGAAGGTTTTGCGGTGCTTCGCTACCGCACGAGGGACATTACCAGCCTAAATTACGAACCTTGTCCCTGTGGGCGCACTCATGTTAGAATGGAGAAAGTAACTGGTCGCACCGATGACATGCTCATCATCCGGGGCGTCAATATATATCCTTCCCAAGTGGAAAGCGTCCTAACCAACATTCCTGGTGTAGGACCCCACTATCTGTTGGTAGTCTCCCGGGAGGGCAGGCTGGACAACTTGGAAGTGCAGGTGGAAGTGAGTCGTGACTGCTTTGCCGGTACCTACCGACAGCTAGAAGAATTGCGTCGTACCGTAGAAGAACAACTGCGCTCCACCCTAGGGATCAGTCCCGTGGTGAAGCTGGTGGAATACCGGAGTCTAGAGAGGACCGCGGGTAAGTCCCAACGGGTGATCGATAAGCGGAAAATTGGAGAGTAG
- the galT gene encoding galactose-1-phosphate uridylyltransferase gives MSQLRYDPSTDSWVVIATERGKRPHDFKIAPLERRGGECPFCYGNENQTPPEVYASGREVDVPNSPGWTVRVVPNLFPALSLEAQAREEVVPPLYREMPGIGVHEVFIESPHHDSTFGSHSKGQLKSIIKALLQRYYTLRSNPQLKYLQFFKNSGRVAGASLEHAHCQIIATPMVPATVAHKLTIAKRYFEEHRHCLYCAMVETEPAGPRLVAKNEHFLVFCPFASRFPYEMWILPRRHNHDFGLLADEEIEPLCEILSMGFRRLETAFEVIPYNMVLHTTPFEPGHEYYHWHLEILPRLTIIAGFELGSGYYINPTAPELAAESLRQVEEEIVTYS, from the coding sequence GTGTCCCAGTTAAGATACGATCCCAGTACGGATTCTTGGGTAGTCATCGCTACGGAACGGGGAAAACGTCCCCATGATTTCAAAATCGCCCCCTTGGAGCGCCGGGGTGGTGAATGCCCTTTCTGCTACGGCAACGAGAACCAGACACCACCGGAGGTCTATGCTAGCGGCCGGGAAGTAGACGTGCCCAACAGCCCCGGCTGGACTGTACGGGTGGTGCCGAACCTGTTTCCCGCCCTCTCCCTAGAGGCACAAGCGCGAGAGGAGGTCGTTCCACCCCTCTACAGAGAAATGCCGGGCATCGGGGTCCATGAGGTGTTTATCGAATCGCCCCATCATGATTCCACCTTCGGCAGTCACTCCAAAGGTCAGTTGAAAAGCATCATCAAGGCACTGTTGCAACGGTACTACACTTTACGGAGCAATCCACAGCTGAAATACCTACAGTTCTTTAAGAACTCTGGCCGGGTGGCGGGGGCTTCTTTGGAGCACGCCCACTGTCAGATTATCGCCACGCCCATGGTACCCGCCACTGTGGCCCACAAACTGACTATAGCCAAAAGATATTTCGAAGAGCACCGACACTGTCTTTATTGCGCAATGGTGGAAACCGAACCGGCAGGTCCCCGCCTGGTGGCGAAAAACGAACACTTCCTGGTGTTTTGTCCCTTCGCTTCCCGGTTCCCCTATGAGATGTGGATCCTGCCCCGGCGGCACAACCATGACTTTGGCCTATTGGCCGATGAGGAAATCGAACCCCTCTGCGAGATCCTCAGCATGGGGTTCCGTAGGCTAGAGACCGCCTTCGAAGTCATCCCCTACAACATGGTTCTGCACACCACACCCTTCGAGCCAGGGCACGAATACTACCACTGGCATTTGGAGATTCTGCCGCGGCTGACCATCATTGCGGGCTTTGAGCTAGGCTCCGGATATTACATCAACCCCACGGCGCCGGAACTGGCCGCCGAAAGCCTCCGACAGGTGGAGGAAGAGATCGTTACCTACAGTTGA
- a CDS encoding indolepyruvate oxidoreductase subunit beta, with protein sequence MEKIRDIVIVGVGGQGIILASQILGQAAMSAGFDVKVAETHGMAQRGGSVVTHVRLGQEVFSPTVELGSGQCLLGFELLETARSLPFVKPGGLIISNTQKMPPLSVAAGNAIYPTDLEERLEEHNALLIPALDLAQELGNPRVVNLIMLGALSVFMEINDSCWQKSILGCIPERLCKINQEAFALGQRFAQGRRSS encoded by the coding sequence ATGGAAAAGATTAGAGATATTGTCATTGTCGGTGTAGGCGGACAGGGGATCATTCTCGCTAGCCAAATCTTGGGCCAAGCGGCGATGTCGGCGGGCTTTGACGTCAAGGTGGCCGAAACCCACGGCATGGCCCAAAGGGGCGGCAGCGTCGTCACCCATGTGCGCCTGGGTCAGGAGGTCTTCTCCCCCACGGTGGAGCTGGGCAGCGGCCAGTGCCTGCTGGGTTTTGAACTTCTAGAGACGGCCCGCAGCCTTCCCTTCGTTAAACCAGGGGGATTGATCATAAGCAATACACAGAAAATGCCTCCTTTGAGTGTGGCCGCAGGCAACGCGATATATCCTACGGATCTGGAGGAACGCCTCGAGGAGCACAATGCATTGCTGATTCCCGCCTTAGATCTTGCCCAGGAACTGGGTAATCCCCGGGTGGTAAACCTCATCATGCTGGGGGCGTTGTCGGTCTTCATGGAAATTAACGACAGCTGCTGGCAGAAAAGCATCCTCGGTTGCATCCCTGAGCGCCTGTGCAAGATCAACCAGGAGGCCTTTGCCCTTGGTCAACGCTTTGCGCAAGGAAGGAGATCGTCATGA
- a CDS encoding phenylacetate--CoA ligase: protein MNKFNPTCESMNRSELEALQLSRLQQTVRRVYEKVPYYRAQFDKAGVHPEDIQSLDDLAKLPFTTKEALRDNYPFGMFAIPLSDVVRVHASSGTTGKPTVVGYSAKDIDIWAELMARTLVCAGATKDDIVQIAYGYGLFTGGLGVHYGAERLGATVIPISGGNTKRQIMLMQDFGSTVLACTPSYALYLAETMREMNIDPSTLKLRVGLFGAEPWSNELRQQIEEKLGVTAIDIYGLSEVIGPGVASECLCQQGLHIFEDHFIPEIIDPVTEKPLPPGSEGELVFTSLTKEAFPIIRYRTRDISKLDYTQCDCGRTMVRMHKVMGRTDDMLIIRGVNVFPSQIESVLMSMGQTEPHYLLVVDRSKQVLDELEVWVEVSTEIIDEVKKLEDLSRQIRQEIQSTLGINVRVRLVEPKTIERTEGKAKRVIDRREL from the coding sequence ATGAACAAGTTCAACCCGACCTGTGAATCAATGAATAGGTCAGAGTTAGAGGCTTTGCAGCTGTCCCGGCTGCAGCAGACCGTAAGACGGGTCTATGAAAAAGTGCCCTACTACCGGGCCCAATTCGACAAAGCCGGAGTCCATCCCGAGGACATCCAAAGCCTCGACGATCTGGCAAAGCTGCCCTTTACCACAAAGGAGGCCCTCAGGGATAACTACCCCTTTGGAATGTTTGCCATTCCTCTTTCCGATGTGGTGCGGGTGCATGCCTCCTCCGGCACCACCGGAAAACCCACAGTGGTGGGCTATTCCGCCAAGGACATCGACATCTGGGCGGAACTCATGGCCCGCACCCTGGTGTGCGCCGGAGCAACCAAGGACGACATCGTCCAAATCGCCTACGGCTATGGTCTGTTCACCGGGGGACTAGGTGTCCATTACGGGGCGGAGCGTTTGGGGGCCACGGTAATCCCCATCTCCGGAGGCAACACCAAGCGCCAGATCATGCTGATGCAGGATTTCGGCAGTACCGTACTGGCCTGCACTCCTTCCTACGCCCTGTACTTAGCAGAGACCATGCGGGAAATGAACATAGACCCCTCCACCCTGAAACTGCGGGTGGGCCTCTTCGGCGCAGAACCCTGGTCCAATGAGCTGCGCCAGCAGATTGAGGAAAAACTAGGTGTTACCGCGATCGACATCTATGGCCTCAGTGAGGTCATTGGGCCCGGCGTGGCGTCGGAATGTCTGTGCCAACAGGGCTTGCATATCTTTGAGGATCATTTCATCCCCGAGATCATCGATCCGGTGACCGAAAAGCCCCTGCCCCCGGGCAGTGAAGGGGAGCTAGTCTTCACTTCCTTGACTAAGGAAGCCTTCCCCATCATCCGTTACCGGACCAGGGACATCTCTAAACTGGACTACACCCAATGTGACTGTGGACGGACCATGGTCCGCATGCACAAAGTCATGGGCCGCACCGATGATATGCTCATCATCCGCGGGGTGAACGTCTTCCCCTCGCAGATCGAGTCGGTGCTGATGAGCATGGGTCAGACGGAACCCCACTATCTCTTAGTGGTGGATCGGTCCAAGCAGGTGCTGGATGAACTGGAAGTCTGGGTGGAGGTCTCCACAGAGATCATCGATGAAGTGAAGAAGCTGGAAGATTTGAGCAGACAGATCCGGCAAGAGATTCAAAGCACATTGGGAATCAATGTACGGGTCAGATTGGTGGAACCTAAGACCATTGAACGGACCGAAGGCAAAGCAAAGCGTGTCATAGACCGAAGAGAACTCTAA
- the glgA gene encoding glycogen synthase GlgA — protein MEFDETYKILFASAEVVPFAKTGGLADVAGSLPKALATYGNDVRIVMPRYARIQPTRTIGDFPVQVGYRKETAILREGEIEARMDGVFRKIPVYFIDNYHYFDRDQIYGYWDEAERYAFFCRAVLEMTKMLGFKPDIIHCNDWQTGPIPLLLKEQYQWDPFFRGIGTVFTIHNLRYQGNFPKETLHLLGLGDEYFTPERLEFYGNISFMKAGLLWSDVLNTVSRTYAEEIQDPHYGEGMDGILRQRSQDLYGICNGINIHEYNPATDPRIYHNYTAEDLEGKRRNKMELQREMGLPQLDVPLLGIVSRLVDQKGLDLIADISRDLMERPMQLVVLGTGDAYYEDMFRELRSLYPDRIGVEIGFNVTLAQRIYAGCDMFLMPSAFEPCGLGQLISLRYGTIPVVRSTGGLRDTVIEYNPDTGSGNGFSFAPYDSSALLAAIDRGLELYDSPRVWQSLVKRAMQEDHSWNRSAAEYMGLYKNALARQLAVLTA, from the coding sequence ATGGAATTTGATGAAACCTACAAAATCCTGTTTGCTTCCGCGGAAGTGGTACCCTTTGCCAAGACCGGAGGTCTGGCGGATGTGGCCGGGTCCCTACCGAAGGCCCTTGCCACCTACGGCAATGATGTGCGGATCGTGATGCCAAGATACGCCCGAATCCAGCCCACCCGGACCATCGGGGACTTCCCCGTACAGGTGGGCTACCGCAAAGAGACTGCCATCCTCCGGGAAGGTGAGATCGAAGCCCGCATGGACGGGGTCTTTAGGAAAATCCCGGTCTACTTCATCGACAACTACCACTATTTCGACCGGGACCAGATCTACGGCTACTGGGACGAGGCGGAACGATATGCCTTCTTCTGCCGGGCGGTTCTAGAAATGACAAAGATGCTGGGCTTCAAGCCGGATATCATCCACTGTAACGACTGGCAGACGGGACCCATTCCTTTGTTACTGAAGGAACAATATCAGTGGGATCCCTTCTTCCGGGGAATCGGTACCGTCTTTACGATCCATAATCTCCGCTACCAAGGGAATTTCCCTAAGGAGACCCTCCATCTTTTGGGCTTGGGAGATGAATACTTCACCCCGGAACGGCTGGAGTTTTACGGCAACATCAGCTTTATGAAGGCAGGGCTCCTTTGGTCCGATGTATTGAACACCGTAAGTCGCACCTATGCGGAGGAAATCCAGGATCCCCACTACGGTGAGGGAATGGATGGAATCCTGCGGCAGCGCAGCCAGGACCTGTACGGGATCTGCAACGGGATCAACATCCATGAATACAACCCGGCCACCGACCCGCGGATTTACCACAACTACACTGCGGAGGACCTGGAGGGAAAAAGGCGCAACAAGATGGAGCTCCAACGGGAAATGGGCCTACCCCAGCTGGATGTGCCCTTGCTGGGCATCGTCTCCCGCCTGGTGGACCAAAAGGGCCTGGATCTCATCGCGGACATCAGTCGGGATTTGATGGAGCGGCCCATGCAGTTGGTGGTGCTAGGTACCGGCGATGCCTACTACGAAGACATGTTCCGGGAACTGCGTAGCCTGTATCCGGATCGCATCGGGGTGGAAATCGGGTTCAACGTCACCTTGGCCCAGCGGATTTACGCCGGCTGTGACATGTTCCTGATGCCCTCAGCCTTTGAACCCTGCGGCCTGGGTCAATTGATCAGCCTCCGCTACGGCACGATCCCCGTCGTGCGATCCACCGGTGGTCTACGGGATACGGTCATCGAGTACAACCCCGACACAGGCAGTGGAAACGGGTTTTCCTTTGCCCCCTATGACTCCAGTGCCTTACTTGCAGCCATCGACCGCGGCCTTGAGCTTTACGACAGCCCTCGGGTCTGGCAATCCCTGGTGAAACGGGCCATGCAGGAAGACCACTCCTGGAACCGGTCTGCTGCAGAATACATGGGGCTGTACAAGAACGCCCTTGCCCGCCAATTAGCCGTGCTAACCGCTTAG
- a CDS encoding glutamate--tRNA ligase: protein MIRVRFAPSPTGYLHIGNAHTALFNWLFARGRGGKMILRIEDTDLERSAVEYERALFEDLRWLGMDWDEGVDVGGDYGPYRQSERLEIYREYARRLEEAGWVYPCFCTPEELAAERAQYEAQGLMPRYGGRCRHLTEEEKKAYLDRGVVPSLRFRVPEDRELVIKDLIRGDVVFNTDNIGDFVIMRPNGYPTYNFCVTVDDLLMKITHVIRADEHLSNTPRQLLLYEALGEEPPLFAHVSMLLGPDRTKLSKRHGAASVREYREAGYLPEAMLNYLALLGWSPQGEEEFFSVEELCAHFELERVSKSPAVFDVERLQWMNSQYLRRLPIGELARLSRPYLENAGLHAPNEEWLCRLLDLMKDQIRYFAELPEQVNFLFGDVPATLEEKARELLERPESQEILTKVRQEIECWPGEFSPEEALELLHVVPNKLGVKKGQFFRPLRAAVTGKTSGPELHYVLSLLGQGRILRRLDWACEKSSGR, encoded by the coding sequence GTGATTCGTGTGCGATTTGCCCCTAGCCCCACGGGCTATTTACACATAGGCAATGCCCATACGGCCCTATTCAACTGGCTCTTTGCCCGGGGCCGGGGTGGTAAGATGATCCTCAGGATCGAAGACACGGACCTGGAGCGGTCCGCGGTGGAGTATGAAAGGGCCCTCTTTGAGGATCTCCGCTGGCTGGGGATGGACTGGGACGAAGGGGTGGATGTGGGAGGAGACTACGGCCCCTATCGGCAGTCGGAGCGGCTGGAGATCTATCGCGAATACGCGCGGCGGCTGGAGGAGGCTGGGTGGGTGTACCCTTGTTTTTGTACTCCCGAGGAGCTAGCCGCCGAGCGAGCCCAATATGAGGCCCAGGGTTTGATGCCTCGATACGGGGGCCGTTGTCGTCATCTTACGGAGGAAGAAAAAAAGGCCTATCTAGATCGGGGAGTGGTCCCCTCTTTGCGTTTCCGGGTTCCCGAAGACCGGGAATTGGTTATTAAGGATCTCATCCGGGGGGATGTGGTTTTTAATACGGATAATATCGGGGATTTTGTGATCATGCGGCCTAATGGGTATCCTACCTACAACTTCTGTGTAACCGTCGATGATCTCCTCATGAAGATTACCCACGTGATCCGGGCCGATGAGCATCTGTCCAATACCCCCCGGCAGCTTTTACTCTATGAGGCTCTGGGAGAGGAGCCACCTTTGTTTGCCCATGTCTCCATGCTTTTGGGTCCGGACCGGACGAAGCTGAGCAAGCGGCATGGGGCTGCTTCGGTACGGGAGTACCGGGAGGCGGGGTATTTGCCCGAGGCCATGTTAAATTACTTGGCCCTCTTGGGCTGGTCCCCCCAAGGAGAAGAGGAGTTCTTTTCGGTGGAGGAGCTTTGTGCCCACTTTGAGCTGGAGCGGGTCTCTAAGAGTCCAGCGGTCTTCGATGTGGAAAGGCTCCAGTGGATGAACAGCCAATACCTGCGTCGGTTGCCCATTGGAGAGTTGGCCCGGCTTAGCCGTCCCTACCTAGAAAACGCAGGGCTCCATGCTCCAAATGAGGAGTGGCTCTGTCGCCTGCTGGATCTCATGAAGGACCAAATCCGGTATTTTGCCGAACTGCCGGAACAGGTGAATTTCCTTTTCGGGGATGTGCCCGCTACCTTGGAAGAAAAGGCCCGGGAGCTTTTGGAGCGTCCCGAAAGCCAGGAGATCCTAACTAAAGTGCGGCAGGAAATTGAATGTTGGCCTGGGGAGTTCTCTCCCGAAGAGGCCCTGGAGCTTTTGCATGTTGTGCCCAATAAGCTGGGTGTGAAAAAAGGGCAGTTCTTCCGGCCCCTACGGGCCGCGGTGACGGGGAAGACTTCGGGACCCGAGCTCCATTATGTTTTAAGTCTGTTGGGCCAAGGAAGGATCTTGCGGAGATTGGATTGGGCTTGTGAAAAAAGCAGCGGCCGATAG